A single genomic interval of Camelus bactrianus isolate YW-2024 breed Bactrian camel chromosome 15, ASM4877302v1, whole genome shotgun sequence harbors:
- the AGBL5 gene encoding cytosolic carboxypeptidase-like protein 5 isoform X1 produces the protein MELRCGGLLFSSRFDSGNLAHVEKVESVSSDGEGVAGGASASTSSIASSPDYEFNVWTRPDCAETEFENGNRSWFYFSIRGGTPGKLIKINIMNMNKQSKLYSQGMAPFVRTLPTRPRWERIRDRPTFEMTETQFVLSFVHRFVEGRGATTFFAFCYPFSYSDCQDLLNQLDQRFLENHPTHSSPLDTIYYHREILCYSLDGLRVDLLTISSCHGLREDREPRLEQLFPDVATPRPFCFTGKRIFFLSSRVHPGETPSSFVFNGFLDFILRPDDPRAQTLRRLFVFKLIPMLNPDGVVRGHYRTDSRGVNLNRQYLKPDAVLHPAIYGAKAVLLYHHVHSRLNPQSPSEHQHSPHLPPDAPFSDLEKASNLQNEAPLGHSSDGDNPDAWTHTDPAEEKPGSMWIMPHQSAEAEQPAPDTIPPRESGVAYYVDLHGHASKRGCFMYGNSFSDENTQVENMLYPKLISLNSAHFDFQGCNFSEKNMYARDRRDGQSKEGSGRVAIYKASGIIHSYTLECNYNTGRSVNSIPAACHDNGRASPPPPPAFPSRYTVELFEQVGRAMAIAALDMAECNPWPRIVLSEHSSLTNLRAWMLKHVRSSRGLSTTVNTGVNKKRGSRTPPKSNNGLPVSCTENTLSRMRSFSTGTSAGGSSSSQQNSPQMKNSPSFPFHGSRPAGLPGLGSSTQKVSHRVLGPVREPRSQDRRRQQPLTHHPTSSSLAPSPAPASSNPVSSHSMGSCLLPNSLSIAGSSCSFLSSGDKPEAVVVIGKGLLGAGPRIPCIRTRLQARPRLGRGSPPTRRGMKGSSGPTSPIPQTRESNEPELGPRSAPRLPQARPSRPRSAPAFSPISCSLSDSQSRICYSRGPLSQTEVCFVPKSPPLTVSPRV, from the exons ATGGAGCTGCGCTGTGGGGGATTGCTGTTCAGTTCTCGCTTTGATTCAGGGAACCTAGCTCACGTGGAGAAGGTGGAATCTGTGTCTAGTGATGGGGAAGGAGTGGCAGGTGGGGCATCAGCCTCCACCAGCAGCATTGCCTCTTCCCCTGACTATGAGTTCAACGTGTGGACCCGACCAGACTGTGCTGAAACAGAATTTGAGAATGGGAACAG GTCATGGTTCTACTTCAGTATCCGGGGAGGAACTCCAGGGAAACTCATCAAGATCAACATTATGAACATGAACAAGCAAAGCAAGCTGTATTCCCAGGGCATGGCCCCCTTTGTGCGCACACTGCCCACCCGGCCACGCTGGGAACGCATTCGAGACCGGCCCACCTTTGAG ATGACAGAGACGCAGTTTGTGTTATCCTTTGTTCACCGTTTCGTGGAAGGCCGAGGGGCCACCACCTTCTTCGCCTTCTGCTACCCCTTCTCCTACAGTGACTGCCAGGATTTGCTAAACCAGCTAGACCAGCGCTTTCTGGAGAACCACCCTACCCACAGCAG CCCCCTGGATACCATCTATTACCACCGGGAGATCCTCTGCTATTCTCTGGATGGACTTCGTGTAGATCTGCTAACGATCAGTTCCTGCCATGGGCTTCGAGAAGATCGAGAGCCCCGTTTAGAGCAGCTATTTCCTGATGTAGCCACCCCCCGACCATTCTGTTTCACAGGCAAGAGG ATATTCTTCTTAAGCAGTAGGGTACACCCCGGGGAGACTCCATCTAGCTTTGTCTTCAACGGCTTTCTGGACTTCATCCTTCGACCTGATGACCCCCGAGCTCAAACCCTACGTCGCCTCTTCGTCTTTAAGCTGATTCCCATGTTGAACCCCGATGGTGTAGTCCGGGGCCACTACCG CACAGACTCGCGTGGAGTGAATCTGAACCGTCAGTACCTGAAGCCTGATGCAGTCCTGCACCCGGCCATCTACGGGGCTAAAGCTGTGCTTCTCTACCACCATGTGCACTCCCGTCTGAACCCCCAGAGTCCCTCTGAGCACCAGCACAGCCCCCATCTCCCTCCTGATGCTCCCTTTTCTGACCTTGAGAAAGCCAGCAATCTCCAAAATGAAGCTCCCCTTGGGCATTCCTCTGACGGGGATAACCCCGACGCCTGGACACACACTGACCCAGCAGAAGAGAAGCCTGGCAGCATGTGGATTATGCCACACCAGTCTGCTGAGGCTGAGCAGCCGGCGCCTGACACCATCCCCCCTAGAGAGAGTGGTGTGGCTTACTATGTGGACCTGCACGGACATGCTTCCAAAAGGGGATGCTTCATGTATGGAAACAGCTTTAGTGATGAGAACACCCAG GTGGAAAATATGCTGTATCCAAAGCTCATCTCCTTGAATTCAGCCCACTTTGACTTCCAGGGCTGCAATTTCTCAGAGAAGAACATGTATGCCCGAGACCGTAGAGACGGCCAGTCTAAAGAGGGAAGCGGCCGGGTTGCAATCTACAAAGCCTCAGGGATAATCCACAG CTACACACTTGAATGCAACTACAACACTGGACGCTCAGTAAACAGCATCCCTGCCGCCTGCCATGACAACGGGCgtgccagcccccctcccccgccggcTTTCCCCTCCAGATACACTGTGGAACTGTTTGAGCAG GTGGGACGAGCTATGGCCATTGCAGCTCTGGACATGGCAGAATGCAATCCGTGGCCCCGAATTGTGCTGTCAGAGCACAGCAGCCTCACGAACCTCCGGGCCTGGATGCTAAAACACGTGCGCAGCAGCCGAGGCCTGAGCACCACTGTGAACACAGGTGTCAACAAGAAGAGAGGCTCTCGAACTCCACCCAAAAGTAACAA TGGGCTGCCTGTTTCGTGCACTGAAAATACCTTGAGCCGCATGAGAAGTTTTAGCACTGGCACAAGTGCTGGTGGTAGCAGCAGCAGCCAACAAAATTCTCCACAGATGAAGAACTCCCCCAGCTTTCCTTTTCATGGCAGTCGGCCTGCAGGGCTGCCAGGCCTGGGCTCCAGCACCCAAAAGGTCAGCCACCGGGTGCTGGGCCCCGTCAGAG AGCCCCGAAGCCAGGACAGGAGACGGCAGCAGCCACTGACCCATCACCCTACATCAAGCAGCCTGGCCCCATCCCCAGCTCCTGCTAGTTCTAACCCAGTCTCTTCACACAGCATGGGCTCCTGCCTACTGCCCAATTCACTCAGCATAGCAG GGAGCAGCTGCTCATTCCTGTCCTCAGGGGACAAGCCAGAAGCTGTCGTGGTGATTGGGAAAGGTCTGCTAGGAGCTGGACCTCGGATCCCCTGTATCAGGACCCGACTGCAG GCTAGGCCCAGGTTGGGCCGGGGCTCACCGCCGACTCGCAGAGGGATGAAAGGCTCTTCTGGCCCCACATCCCCTATCCCTCAGACCAGGGAGAGCAATGAGCCGGAGCTGGGACCCCGCTCTGCACCACG gctgccccaggccaggccctcacGGCCCCGCTCCGCCCCTGCCTTTTCTCCTATTTCCTGTAGTCTGTCAGACTCCCAGTCCCGGATTTGTTACAGCAGGGGGCCCTTGAGCCAAACAGAGGTTTGCTTCGTCCCTAAATCTCCCCCACTCACTGTCTCTCCCCGGGTCTGA
- the AGBL5 gene encoding cytosolic carboxypeptidase-like protein 5 isoform X2 → MELRCGGLLFSSRFDSGNLAHVEKVESVSSDGEGVAGGASASTSSIASSPDYEFNVWTRPDCAETEFENGNRSWFYFSIRGGTPGKLIKINIMNMNKQSKLYSQGMAPFVRTLPTRPRWERIRDRPTFEMTETQFVLSFVHRFVEGRGATTFFAFCYPFSYSDCQDLLNQLDQRFLENHPTHSSPLDTIYYHREILCYSLDGLRVDLLTISSCHGLREDREPRLEQLFPDVATPRPFCFTGKRIFFLSSRVHPGETPSSFVFNGFLDFILRPDDPRAQTLRRLFVFKLIPMLNPDGVVRGHYRTDSRGVNLNRQYLKPDAVLHPAIYGAKAVLLYHHVHSRLNPQSPSEHQHSPHLPPDAPFSDLEKASNLQNEAPLGHSSDGDNPDAWTHTDPAEEKPGSMWIMPHQSAEAEQPAPDTIPPRESGVAYYVDLHGHASKRGCFMYGNSFSDENTQVENMLYPKLISLNSAHFDFQGCNFSEKNMYARDRRDGQSKEGSGRVAIYKASGIIHSYTLECNYNTGRSVNSIPAACHDNGRASPPPPPAFPSRYTVELFEQVGRAMAIAALDMAECNPWPRIVLSEHSSLTNLRAWMLKHVRSSRGLSTTVNTGVNKKRGSRTPPKSNNGLPVSCTENTLSRMRSFSTGTSAGGSSSSQQNSPQMKNSPSFPFHGSRPAGLPGLGSSTQKVSHRVLGPVRGSSCSFLSSGDKPEAVVVIGKGLLGAGPRIPCIRTRLQARPRLGRGSPPTRRGMKGSSGPTSPIPQTRESNEPELGPRSAPRLPQARPSRPRSAPAFSPISCSLSDSQSRICYSRGPLSQTEVCFVPKSPPLTVSPRV, encoded by the exons ATGGAGCTGCGCTGTGGGGGATTGCTGTTCAGTTCTCGCTTTGATTCAGGGAACCTAGCTCACGTGGAGAAGGTGGAATCTGTGTCTAGTGATGGGGAAGGAGTGGCAGGTGGGGCATCAGCCTCCACCAGCAGCATTGCCTCTTCCCCTGACTATGAGTTCAACGTGTGGACCCGACCAGACTGTGCTGAAACAGAATTTGAGAATGGGAACAG GTCATGGTTCTACTTCAGTATCCGGGGAGGAACTCCAGGGAAACTCATCAAGATCAACATTATGAACATGAACAAGCAAAGCAAGCTGTATTCCCAGGGCATGGCCCCCTTTGTGCGCACACTGCCCACCCGGCCACGCTGGGAACGCATTCGAGACCGGCCCACCTTTGAG ATGACAGAGACGCAGTTTGTGTTATCCTTTGTTCACCGTTTCGTGGAAGGCCGAGGGGCCACCACCTTCTTCGCCTTCTGCTACCCCTTCTCCTACAGTGACTGCCAGGATTTGCTAAACCAGCTAGACCAGCGCTTTCTGGAGAACCACCCTACCCACAGCAG CCCCCTGGATACCATCTATTACCACCGGGAGATCCTCTGCTATTCTCTGGATGGACTTCGTGTAGATCTGCTAACGATCAGTTCCTGCCATGGGCTTCGAGAAGATCGAGAGCCCCGTTTAGAGCAGCTATTTCCTGATGTAGCCACCCCCCGACCATTCTGTTTCACAGGCAAGAGG ATATTCTTCTTAAGCAGTAGGGTACACCCCGGGGAGACTCCATCTAGCTTTGTCTTCAACGGCTTTCTGGACTTCATCCTTCGACCTGATGACCCCCGAGCTCAAACCCTACGTCGCCTCTTCGTCTTTAAGCTGATTCCCATGTTGAACCCCGATGGTGTAGTCCGGGGCCACTACCG CACAGACTCGCGTGGAGTGAATCTGAACCGTCAGTACCTGAAGCCTGATGCAGTCCTGCACCCGGCCATCTACGGGGCTAAAGCTGTGCTTCTCTACCACCATGTGCACTCCCGTCTGAACCCCCAGAGTCCCTCTGAGCACCAGCACAGCCCCCATCTCCCTCCTGATGCTCCCTTTTCTGACCTTGAGAAAGCCAGCAATCTCCAAAATGAAGCTCCCCTTGGGCATTCCTCTGACGGGGATAACCCCGACGCCTGGACACACACTGACCCAGCAGAAGAGAAGCCTGGCAGCATGTGGATTATGCCACACCAGTCTGCTGAGGCTGAGCAGCCGGCGCCTGACACCATCCCCCCTAGAGAGAGTGGTGTGGCTTACTATGTGGACCTGCACGGACATGCTTCCAAAAGGGGATGCTTCATGTATGGAAACAGCTTTAGTGATGAGAACACCCAG GTGGAAAATATGCTGTATCCAAAGCTCATCTCCTTGAATTCAGCCCACTTTGACTTCCAGGGCTGCAATTTCTCAGAGAAGAACATGTATGCCCGAGACCGTAGAGACGGCCAGTCTAAAGAGGGAAGCGGCCGGGTTGCAATCTACAAAGCCTCAGGGATAATCCACAG CTACACACTTGAATGCAACTACAACACTGGACGCTCAGTAAACAGCATCCCTGCCGCCTGCCATGACAACGGGCgtgccagcccccctcccccgccggcTTTCCCCTCCAGATACACTGTGGAACTGTTTGAGCAG GTGGGACGAGCTATGGCCATTGCAGCTCTGGACATGGCAGAATGCAATCCGTGGCCCCGAATTGTGCTGTCAGAGCACAGCAGCCTCACGAACCTCCGGGCCTGGATGCTAAAACACGTGCGCAGCAGCCGAGGCCTGAGCACCACTGTGAACACAGGTGTCAACAAGAAGAGAGGCTCTCGAACTCCACCCAAAAGTAACAA TGGGCTGCCTGTTTCGTGCACTGAAAATACCTTGAGCCGCATGAGAAGTTTTAGCACTGGCACAAGTGCTGGTGGTAGCAGCAGCAGCCAACAAAATTCTCCACAGATGAAGAACTCCCCCAGCTTTCCTTTTCATGGCAGTCGGCCTGCAGGGCTGCCAGGCCTGGGCTCCAGCACCCAAAAGGTCAGCCACCGGGTGCTGGGCCCCGTCAGAG GGAGCAGCTGCTCATTCCTGTCCTCAGGGGACAAGCCAGAAGCTGTCGTGGTGATTGGGAAAGGTCTGCTAGGAGCTGGACCTCGGATCCCCTGTATCAGGACCCGACTGCAG GCTAGGCCCAGGTTGGGCCGGGGCTCACCGCCGACTCGCAGAGGGATGAAAGGCTCTTCTGGCCCCACATCCCCTATCCCTCAGACCAGGGAGAGCAATGAGCCGGAGCTGGGACCCCGCTCTGCACCACG gctgccccaggccaggccctcacGGCCCCGCTCCGCCCCTGCCTTTTCTCCTATTTCCTGTAGTCTGTCAGACTCCCAGTCCCGGATTTGTTACAGCAGGGGGCCCTTGAGCCAAACAGAGGTTTGCTTCGTCCCTAAATCTCCCCCACTCACTGTCTCTCCCCGGGTCTGA
- the AGBL5 gene encoding cytosolic carboxypeptidase-like protein 5 isoform X3, giving the protein MELRCGGLLFSSRFDSGNLAHVEKVESVSSDGEGVAGGASASTSSIASSPDYEFNVWTRPDCAETEFENGNRSWFYFSIRGGTPGKLIKINIMNMNKQSKLYSQGMAPFVRTLPTRPRWERIRDRPTFEMTETQFVLSFVHRFVEGRGATTFFAFCYPFSYSDCQDLLNQLDQRFLENHPTHSSPLDTIYYHREILCYSLDGLRVDLLTISSCHGLREDREPRLEQLFPDVATPRPFCFTGKRIFFLSSRVHPGETPSSFVFNGFLDFILRPDDPRAQTLRRLFVFKLIPMLNPDGVVRGHYRTDSRGVNLNRQYLKPDAVLHPAIYGAKAVLLYHHVHSRLNPQSPSEHQHSPHLPPDAPFSDLEKASNLQNEAPLGHSSDGDNPDAWTHTDPAEEKPGSMWIMPHQSAEAEQPAPDTIPPRESGVAYYVDLHGHASKRGCFMYGNSFSDENTQVENMLYPKLISLNSAHFDFQGCNFSEKNMYARDRRDGQSKEGSGRVAIYKASGIIHSYTLECNYNTGRSVNSIPAACHDNGRASPPPPPAFPSRYTVELFEQVGRAMAIAALDMAECNPWPRIVLSEHSSLTNLRAWMLKHVRSSRGLSTTVNTGVNKKRGSRTPPKSNNGLPVSCTENTLSRMRSFSTGTSAGGSSSSQQNSPQMKNSPSFPFHGSRPAGLPGLGSSTQKVSHRVLGPVREPRSQDRRRQQPLTHHPTSSSLAPSPAPASSNPVSSHSMGSCLLPNSLSIAGSSCSFLSSGDKPEAVVVIGKGLLGAGPRIPCIRTRLQTCPRRVPARRGPGFPR; this is encoded by the exons ATGGAGCTGCGCTGTGGGGGATTGCTGTTCAGTTCTCGCTTTGATTCAGGGAACCTAGCTCACGTGGAGAAGGTGGAATCTGTGTCTAGTGATGGGGAAGGAGTGGCAGGTGGGGCATCAGCCTCCACCAGCAGCATTGCCTCTTCCCCTGACTATGAGTTCAACGTGTGGACCCGACCAGACTGTGCTGAAACAGAATTTGAGAATGGGAACAG GTCATGGTTCTACTTCAGTATCCGGGGAGGAACTCCAGGGAAACTCATCAAGATCAACATTATGAACATGAACAAGCAAAGCAAGCTGTATTCCCAGGGCATGGCCCCCTTTGTGCGCACACTGCCCACCCGGCCACGCTGGGAACGCATTCGAGACCGGCCCACCTTTGAG ATGACAGAGACGCAGTTTGTGTTATCCTTTGTTCACCGTTTCGTGGAAGGCCGAGGGGCCACCACCTTCTTCGCCTTCTGCTACCCCTTCTCCTACAGTGACTGCCAGGATTTGCTAAACCAGCTAGACCAGCGCTTTCTGGAGAACCACCCTACCCACAGCAG CCCCCTGGATACCATCTATTACCACCGGGAGATCCTCTGCTATTCTCTGGATGGACTTCGTGTAGATCTGCTAACGATCAGTTCCTGCCATGGGCTTCGAGAAGATCGAGAGCCCCGTTTAGAGCAGCTATTTCCTGATGTAGCCACCCCCCGACCATTCTGTTTCACAGGCAAGAGG ATATTCTTCTTAAGCAGTAGGGTACACCCCGGGGAGACTCCATCTAGCTTTGTCTTCAACGGCTTTCTGGACTTCATCCTTCGACCTGATGACCCCCGAGCTCAAACCCTACGTCGCCTCTTCGTCTTTAAGCTGATTCCCATGTTGAACCCCGATGGTGTAGTCCGGGGCCACTACCG CACAGACTCGCGTGGAGTGAATCTGAACCGTCAGTACCTGAAGCCTGATGCAGTCCTGCACCCGGCCATCTACGGGGCTAAAGCTGTGCTTCTCTACCACCATGTGCACTCCCGTCTGAACCCCCAGAGTCCCTCTGAGCACCAGCACAGCCCCCATCTCCCTCCTGATGCTCCCTTTTCTGACCTTGAGAAAGCCAGCAATCTCCAAAATGAAGCTCCCCTTGGGCATTCCTCTGACGGGGATAACCCCGACGCCTGGACACACACTGACCCAGCAGAAGAGAAGCCTGGCAGCATGTGGATTATGCCACACCAGTCTGCTGAGGCTGAGCAGCCGGCGCCTGACACCATCCCCCCTAGAGAGAGTGGTGTGGCTTACTATGTGGACCTGCACGGACATGCTTCCAAAAGGGGATGCTTCATGTATGGAAACAGCTTTAGTGATGAGAACACCCAG GTGGAAAATATGCTGTATCCAAAGCTCATCTCCTTGAATTCAGCCCACTTTGACTTCCAGGGCTGCAATTTCTCAGAGAAGAACATGTATGCCCGAGACCGTAGAGACGGCCAGTCTAAAGAGGGAAGCGGCCGGGTTGCAATCTACAAAGCCTCAGGGATAATCCACAG CTACACACTTGAATGCAACTACAACACTGGACGCTCAGTAAACAGCATCCCTGCCGCCTGCCATGACAACGGGCgtgccagcccccctcccccgccggcTTTCCCCTCCAGATACACTGTGGAACTGTTTGAGCAG GTGGGACGAGCTATGGCCATTGCAGCTCTGGACATGGCAGAATGCAATCCGTGGCCCCGAATTGTGCTGTCAGAGCACAGCAGCCTCACGAACCTCCGGGCCTGGATGCTAAAACACGTGCGCAGCAGCCGAGGCCTGAGCACCACTGTGAACACAGGTGTCAACAAGAAGAGAGGCTCTCGAACTCCACCCAAAAGTAACAA TGGGCTGCCTGTTTCGTGCACTGAAAATACCTTGAGCCGCATGAGAAGTTTTAGCACTGGCACAAGTGCTGGTGGTAGCAGCAGCAGCCAACAAAATTCTCCACAGATGAAGAACTCCCCCAGCTTTCCTTTTCATGGCAGTCGGCCTGCAGGGCTGCCAGGCCTGGGCTCCAGCACCCAAAAGGTCAGCCACCGGGTGCTGGGCCCCGTCAGAG AGCCCCGAAGCCAGGACAGGAGACGGCAGCAGCCACTGACCCATCACCCTACATCAAGCAGCCTGGCCCCATCCCCAGCTCCTGCTAGTTCTAACCCAGTCTCTTCACACAGCATGGGCTCCTGCCTACTGCCCAATTCACTCAGCATAGCAG GGAGCAGCTGCTCATTCCTGTCCTCAGGGGACAAGCCAGAAGCTGTCGTGGTGATTGGGAAAGGTCTGCTAGGAGCTGGACCTCGGATCCCCTGTATCAGGACCCGACTGCAG ACCTGCCCGAGGAGAGTTCCCGCCAGGAGGGGTCCCGGATTCCCCAGGTAA
- the AGBL5 gene encoding cytosolic carboxypeptidase-like protein 5 isoform X4 — MELRCGGLLFSSRFDSGNLAHVEKVESVSSDGEGVAGGASASTSSIASSPDYEFNVWTRPDCAETEFENGNRSWFYFSIRGGTPGKLIKINIMNMNKQSKLYSQGMAPFVRTLPTRPRWERIRDRPTFEMTETQFVLSFVHRFVEGRGATTFFAFCYPFSYSDCQDLLNQLDQRFLENHPTHSSPLDTIYYHREILCYSLDGLRVDLLTISSCHGLREDREPRLEQLFPDVATPRPFCFTGKRIFFLSSRVHPGETPSSFVFNGFLDFILRPDDPRAQTLRRLFVFKLIPMLNPDGVVRGHYRTDSRGVNLNRQYLKPDAVLHPAIYGAKAVLLYHHVHSRLNPQSPSEHQHSPHLPPDAPFSDLEKASNLQNEAPLGHSSDGDNPDAWTHTDPAEEKPGSMWIMPHQSAEAEQPAPDTIPPRESGVAYYVDLHGHASKRGCFMYGNSFSDENTQVENMLYPKLISLNSAHFDFQGCNFSEKNMYARDRRDGQSKEGSGRVAIYKASGIIHSYTLECNYNTGRSVNSIPAACHDNGRASPPPPPAFPSRYTVELFEQVGRAMAIAALDMAECNPWPRIVLSEHSSLTNLRAWMLKHVRSSRGLSTTVNTGVNKKRGSRTPPKSNNGLPVSCTENTLSRMRSFSTGTSAGGSSSSQQNSPQMKNSPSFPFHGSRPAGLPGLGSSTQKVSHRVLGPVREPRSQDRRRQQPLTHHPTSSSLAPSPAPASSNPVSSHSMGSCLLPNSLSIAVEEPEDFSYLLLFKLPDSKSWATLDKTEE, encoded by the exons ATGGAGCTGCGCTGTGGGGGATTGCTGTTCAGTTCTCGCTTTGATTCAGGGAACCTAGCTCACGTGGAGAAGGTGGAATCTGTGTCTAGTGATGGGGAAGGAGTGGCAGGTGGGGCATCAGCCTCCACCAGCAGCATTGCCTCTTCCCCTGACTATGAGTTCAACGTGTGGACCCGACCAGACTGTGCTGAAACAGAATTTGAGAATGGGAACAG GTCATGGTTCTACTTCAGTATCCGGGGAGGAACTCCAGGGAAACTCATCAAGATCAACATTATGAACATGAACAAGCAAAGCAAGCTGTATTCCCAGGGCATGGCCCCCTTTGTGCGCACACTGCCCACCCGGCCACGCTGGGAACGCATTCGAGACCGGCCCACCTTTGAG ATGACAGAGACGCAGTTTGTGTTATCCTTTGTTCACCGTTTCGTGGAAGGCCGAGGGGCCACCACCTTCTTCGCCTTCTGCTACCCCTTCTCCTACAGTGACTGCCAGGATTTGCTAAACCAGCTAGACCAGCGCTTTCTGGAGAACCACCCTACCCACAGCAG CCCCCTGGATACCATCTATTACCACCGGGAGATCCTCTGCTATTCTCTGGATGGACTTCGTGTAGATCTGCTAACGATCAGTTCCTGCCATGGGCTTCGAGAAGATCGAGAGCCCCGTTTAGAGCAGCTATTTCCTGATGTAGCCACCCCCCGACCATTCTGTTTCACAGGCAAGAGG ATATTCTTCTTAAGCAGTAGGGTACACCCCGGGGAGACTCCATCTAGCTTTGTCTTCAACGGCTTTCTGGACTTCATCCTTCGACCTGATGACCCCCGAGCTCAAACCCTACGTCGCCTCTTCGTCTTTAAGCTGATTCCCATGTTGAACCCCGATGGTGTAGTCCGGGGCCACTACCG CACAGACTCGCGTGGAGTGAATCTGAACCGTCAGTACCTGAAGCCTGATGCAGTCCTGCACCCGGCCATCTACGGGGCTAAAGCTGTGCTTCTCTACCACCATGTGCACTCCCGTCTGAACCCCCAGAGTCCCTCTGAGCACCAGCACAGCCCCCATCTCCCTCCTGATGCTCCCTTTTCTGACCTTGAGAAAGCCAGCAATCTCCAAAATGAAGCTCCCCTTGGGCATTCCTCTGACGGGGATAACCCCGACGCCTGGACACACACTGACCCAGCAGAAGAGAAGCCTGGCAGCATGTGGATTATGCCACACCAGTCTGCTGAGGCTGAGCAGCCGGCGCCTGACACCATCCCCCCTAGAGAGAGTGGTGTGGCTTACTATGTGGACCTGCACGGACATGCTTCCAAAAGGGGATGCTTCATGTATGGAAACAGCTTTAGTGATGAGAACACCCAG GTGGAAAATATGCTGTATCCAAAGCTCATCTCCTTGAATTCAGCCCACTTTGACTTCCAGGGCTGCAATTTCTCAGAGAAGAACATGTATGCCCGAGACCGTAGAGACGGCCAGTCTAAAGAGGGAAGCGGCCGGGTTGCAATCTACAAAGCCTCAGGGATAATCCACAG CTACACACTTGAATGCAACTACAACACTGGACGCTCAGTAAACAGCATCCCTGCCGCCTGCCATGACAACGGGCgtgccagcccccctcccccgccggcTTTCCCCTCCAGATACACTGTGGAACTGTTTGAGCAG GTGGGACGAGCTATGGCCATTGCAGCTCTGGACATGGCAGAATGCAATCCGTGGCCCCGAATTGTGCTGTCAGAGCACAGCAGCCTCACGAACCTCCGGGCCTGGATGCTAAAACACGTGCGCAGCAGCCGAGGCCTGAGCACCACTGTGAACACAGGTGTCAACAAGAAGAGAGGCTCTCGAACTCCACCCAAAAGTAACAA TGGGCTGCCTGTTTCGTGCACTGAAAATACCTTGAGCCGCATGAGAAGTTTTAGCACTGGCACAAGTGCTGGTGGTAGCAGCAGCAGCCAACAAAATTCTCCACAGATGAAGAACTCCCCCAGCTTTCCTTTTCATGGCAGTCGGCCTGCAGGGCTGCCAGGCCTGGGCTCCAGCACCCAAAAGGTCAGCCACCGGGTGCTGGGCCCCGTCAGAG AGCCCCGAAGCCAGGACAGGAGACGGCAGCAGCCACTGACCCATCACCCTACATCAAGCAGCCTGGCCCCATCCCCAGCTCCTGCTAGTTCTAACCCAGTCTCTTCACACAGCATGGGCTCCTGCCTACTGCCCAATTCACTCAGCATAGCAG TTGAGGAACCTGAGGACTTCTCCTACCTGCTCTTATTCAAGCTCCCTGACTCCAAGAGCTGGGCAACATTAGACAAaactgaagaatga
- the OST4 gene encoding dolichyl-diphosphooligosaccharide--protein glycosyltransferase subunit 4 has protein sequence MITDVQLAIFANMLGVSLFLLVVLYHYVAVNNPKKQE, from the coding sequence ATGATCACGGACGTGCAGCTCGCCATCTTCGCCAACATGCTGGGCGTGTCGCTCTTCCTGCTTGTCGTTCTCTATCATTACGTGGCCGTCAACAATCCCAAGAAGCAGGAATGA